The following proteins are encoded in a genomic region of Methylibium petroleiphilum PM1:
- the rimO gene encoding 30S ribosomal protein S12 methylthiotransferase RimO, with protein sequence MTQTADAASTALTSGDAASRNIPKIGFVSLGCPKALTDSELILTQLRAEGYDTSKSFAGADLVIVNTCGFIDDAVKESLDTIGEALAENGRVIVTGCLGAKAGEGGGNLVRQMHPSVLAVTGPHATQEVMDAVHVHVPKPHDPFVDLVPAYGVKLTPRHYAYLKISEGCNHRCSFCIIPSMRGDLVSRPIGDVLNEARALFESGVKELLVISQDTSAYGVDVKYRTGFWDGKPVKTRMTDLVERLGELAEPFGAWVRLHYVYPYPHVDEILPMMAGGRVLPYLDVPFQHAHPDVLKRMKRPANGEKNLERLQRWREACPQIVVRSTFIAGFPGETEAEFEHLLDFMREARIDRAGCFAYSPVEGASANALAGALPEAVREERRARFMAVAEAVSAEKLRERVGAEMQVLIDAAPALGKKGGRGRSYADAPEIDGVVHLLPPQKASKQLRVGEFTRARIVGTQGHDLVGQPL encoded by the coding sequence ATGACCCAGACTGCTGATGCGGCTTCGACCGCCCTGACCTCGGGCGACGCCGCCTCCCGCAACATCCCCAAGATCGGCTTCGTCTCGCTCGGTTGCCCCAAGGCGCTGACCGATTCGGAGCTCATCCTCACGCAACTGCGTGCCGAGGGTTACGACACCTCGAAGAGCTTCGCTGGTGCCGACCTGGTGATCGTCAACACCTGCGGCTTCATCGACGACGCGGTGAAGGAGAGCCTCGACACCATCGGCGAGGCGCTGGCCGAGAACGGCCGGGTCATCGTCACCGGCTGCCTGGGCGCGAAGGCGGGCGAGGGCGGCGGCAACCTAGTGCGCCAGATGCACCCGAGCGTGCTGGCGGTGACCGGGCCGCACGCGACGCAGGAGGTCATGGACGCCGTGCACGTGCACGTGCCGAAGCCGCACGATCCCTTCGTCGACCTGGTACCGGCCTACGGCGTGAAGCTCACGCCCAGGCACTACGCCTACCTGAAGATCAGCGAAGGCTGCAATCATCGCTGCAGCTTCTGCATCATCCCCAGCATGCGCGGCGACCTGGTGTCGCGGCCGATCGGCGACGTGCTGAACGAGGCACGTGCGCTGTTCGAGTCGGGCGTGAAGGAACTGTTGGTGATCAGCCAGGACACCTCGGCCTACGGCGTCGACGTGAAGTACCGCACCGGCTTCTGGGACGGCAAGCCGGTGAAGACGCGCATGACCGACCTGGTGGAGCGCCTCGGCGAGCTGGCCGAGCCCTTCGGCGCGTGGGTGCGGCTGCACTACGTCTATCCCTATCCGCACGTCGACGAGATCCTGCCGATGATGGCCGGCGGCCGGGTGCTGCCCTACCTGGACGTGCCGTTCCAGCATGCGCACCCCGACGTGCTCAAGCGCATGAAGCGGCCCGCCAACGGCGAGAAGAACCTCGAGCGCCTGCAGCGCTGGCGCGAGGCTTGCCCGCAGATCGTGGTGCGCTCGACCTTCATCGCCGGCTTCCCCGGCGAGACCGAGGCCGAGTTCGAGCACCTGCTCGACTTCATGCGAGAGGCCCGCATCGACCGGGCCGGCTGCTTTGCCTACTCGCCGGTCGAAGGCGCGAGCGCGAACGCGCTGGCCGGCGCCTTGCCCGAGGCCGTGCGCGAGGAACGCCGGGCGCGCTTCATGGCGGTCGCCGAGGCGGTGTCGGCCGAGAAGCTGCGCGAGCGCGTCGGCGCCGAGATGCAGGTGCTGATCGATGCTGCACCGGCGCTCGGCAAGAAGGGCGGCCGAGGCCGCAGTTACGCCGACGCGCCCGAGATCGACGGCGTGGTGCACCTGCTGCCGCCGCAGAAGGCCTCGAAGCAGTTGCGCGTAGGCGAGTTCACGCGCGCCCGCATCGTCGGCACCCAGGGCCACGACCTGGTGGGCCAACCGCTGTGA
- a CDS encoding cystathionine beta-lyase — protein MSGGSDDGRHGDDPLTTGLIHHRYEPPAGFGAVPPAVYKASTVIFRNVAALRARNWKEKTGYTYGLHGTPTTFTLEERIATLEGGRRTLLAPSGLAAIVLVNLTLLKSGDEVLLPTNVYGPGKELARQELARLGVTHRLYDPLDAAALAAMIGPQTKLVWLEAAGSVTMEFPDLAGLVGACRARGVTTALDNTWGAGVAFSPFDQGVDISVHALTKYPSGGGDVLMGSVTTRDEALHQRLTMTHMHLGLGVGANDVEFVLRSLPTLALRYAAHDAAARRLAAWWQTRPEVVQVLHPALAGAPGHAHWAASCRAAAGLFSVVFDARFTQTQVDAFVDALRLFRIGYSWGGPMSLAVPYDLTVLRGPASAGQGTLVRFSVGLEAVEDLQADLEQALAVLPP, from the coding sequence ATGAGCGGCGGCAGCGACGACGGACGGCACGGGGACGATCCGCTCACCACCGGGCTGATCCACCACCGCTACGAGCCGCCGGCCGGCTTCGGCGCGGTGCCGCCGGCGGTGTACAAAGCCTCGACGGTGATCTTCCGCAACGTGGCGGCCCTGCGCGCCCGTAACTGGAAGGAGAAGACCGGCTACACCTATGGCCTGCACGGCACGCCGACCACCTTCACGCTCGAGGAACGCATCGCGACGCTCGAGGGCGGGCGCCGGACCCTGCTGGCGCCGAGCGGCCTCGCGGCGATCGTGCTGGTGAATCTGACCCTGCTCAAGTCGGGCGATGAGGTGCTGCTGCCGACCAACGTCTACGGTCCCGGCAAGGAGCTGGCACGGCAGGAGCTGGCGCGCCTCGGGGTCACGCACCGGTTGTACGACCCGCTGGATGCCGCGGCACTGGCTGCGATGATCGGACCGCAGACGAAGCTTGTCTGGCTCGAGGCGGCGGGATCGGTGACGATGGAGTTCCCCGACCTGGCCGGCCTGGTGGGCGCCTGCCGGGCGCGGGGCGTGACGACCGCGCTCGACAACACGTGGGGCGCCGGCGTCGCCTTCTCGCCCTTCGATCAGGGCGTCGACATCTCGGTGCACGCGCTGACCAAGTACCCGTCGGGTGGGGGCGACGTGCTGATGGGCTCGGTGACGACACGCGACGAGGCGCTGCACCAGCGCCTGACGATGACGCACATGCACCTCGGCCTGGGCGTCGGTGCCAACGATGTGGAGTTCGTGCTGCGCTCGCTGCCGACGCTGGCGCTGCGCTATGCCGCGCACGACGCCGCCGCGCGCCGGCTGGCGGCGTGGTGGCAGACGCGGCCCGAGGTGGTGCAGGTGCTGCACCCGGCACTGGCCGGCGCACCCGGCCATGCGCACTGGGCCGCCAGCTGCCGTGCCGCGGCGGGGCTGTTCTCGGTGGTGTTCGATGCGCGCTTCACGCAGACGCAGGTCGACGCCTTCGTCGATGCGCTGAGGCTGTTCAGGATCGGCTATTCCTGGGGCGGACCGATGAGCCTGGCGGTACCCTACGACCTGACCGTGCTGCGCGGACCGGCCTCGGCGGGGCAGGGCACGCTGGTGCGTTTCTCGGTCGGGCTCGAGGCCGTGGAGGATCTGCAGGCCGACCTCGAACAGGCCCTGGCCGTACTGCCGCCCTGA
- the smpB gene encoding SsrA-binding protein SmpB, producing MAIADNKKARFNYTIEEQFEAGMVLEGWEVKAIRAGQVQLTDGYVVVKDGELFLIGCRINPLRTASTHVHPQADRTKKLLMKKDEIRRLVGKVEQKGYTLVPLNLHYKGGRVKADIALAKGKDLHDKRETEKKRDWEREKGQLMRHKISSPRKDT from the coding sequence ATGGCCATCGCAGACAACAAGAAGGCCCGCTTCAACTACACCATCGAGGAGCAGTTCGAGGCCGGCATGGTGCTCGAAGGCTGGGAAGTGAAGGCCATCCGCGCCGGCCAGGTGCAGCTGACCGATGGCTACGTCGTCGTCAAGGACGGCGAGCTGTTCCTGATCGGCTGCCGGATCAACCCGCTGCGCACCGCGTCCACCCACGTCCACCCGCAGGCCGACCGGACCAAGAAGCTGCTGATGAAGAAGGACGAGATCCGTCGTCTGGTCGGCAAGGTCGAGCAGAAGGGCTACACGCTGGTGCCGCTGAACCTGCACTACAAGGGCGGGCGCGTGAAGGCCGACATCGCCCTCGCCAAGGGCAAGGATCTGCATGACAAGCGCGAGACCGAGAAGAAGCGCGACTGGGAGCGGGAGAAAGGCCAGTTGATGCGGCACAAGATCAGCAGCCCCCGCAAGGACACCTGA
- a CDS encoding type II toxin-antitoxin system RatA family toxin — MKHVKKSVLLWYSAQEMYALVTDVPAYPQFLPWCDRTEVLESTEHGMTARLHLAYHGVRHAFTTRNEHQAGRSVVVSLVDGPFSQLEGVWQFVPLGAPADDSAAPRACRVELDLRYAFSSLALEAVVSPVFDRIANTLVDSFVKRAEQVHGPR, encoded by the coding sequence ATGAAGCACGTCAAGAAGTCCGTTCTGCTGTGGTACTCGGCGCAGGAGATGTACGCACTCGTCACCGACGTGCCGGCCTATCCGCAGTTCCTGCCGTGGTGCGACCGCACCGAGGTGCTCGAATCGACCGAGCACGGCATGACGGCCCGCCTGCATCTGGCCTACCACGGCGTCCGCCACGCGTTCACCACCCGCAACGAGCACCAGGCCGGCCGGTCGGTCGTGGTCTCGCTGGTCGACGGGCCGTTCTCGCAACTGGAGGGTGTGTGGCAGTTCGTGCCGCTGGGCGCCCCGGCCGACGACAGCGCGGCGCCGCGGGCCTGCCGCGTCGAGCTCGACCTGCGCTATGCCTTCAGCAGCCTCGCGCTGGAAGCGGTGGTGAGCCCGGTGTTCGATCGCATCGCCAACACCCTGGTCGACTCCTTCGTCAAGCGCGCCGAGCAGGTGCATGGGCCGCGTTGA
- a CDS encoding RnfH family protein produces the protein MGRVEGQPVRVEVAYSPRGRAVDLSELVLAEGCTALQALQASGLLERHPEIDLAVLRVGVWGRLCPTDERLREGDRVEVYRPLTVDPKEARRLRYRRQRSRLSGTR, from the coding sequence ATGGGCCGCGTTGAGGGTCAGCCGGTGCGGGTGGAGGTGGCCTACAGCCCGCGCGGGCGCGCGGTCGACCTGAGCGAGCTGGTGCTGGCCGAGGGCTGCACCGCGCTGCAGGCGCTGCAGGCGAGCGGCCTGCTGGAGCGGCACCCGGAGATCGACCTGGCGGTGCTGCGCGTCGGCGTGTGGGGACGTCTGTGTCCGACGGACGAACGGCTGCGCGAGGGCGATCGGGTGGAGGTCTACCGACCGCTAACGGTCGATCCGAAGGAAGCGCGGCGCCTGCGCTACCGCCGCCAGCGCAGCCGGCTCAGCGGCACTCGGTGA
- a CDS encoding DUF4124 domain-containing protein, with protein sequence MTALTTRWLGALLGACVLVACLPAQAQWKWRDGRGQVQYSDLPPPSGTPAKDILQRPLSAAPVVVQPAASAASAPAAAASASDPALEAKRKQAEQEEAAKRRADEARVAQQKAQNCERARTYMRSLDSGQRIARTNAQGEREILDDAARAREVEQTRQAMVTECR encoded by the coding sequence ATGACCGCACTCACCACCCGCTGGCTCGGCGCCCTGCTCGGCGCCTGCGTGCTCGTCGCCTGCCTGCCGGCCCAGGCGCAATGGAAGTGGCGCGACGGCCGAGGCCAGGTCCAGTACAGCGATCTGCCGCCGCCCTCCGGTACGCCGGCGAAGGACATCCTGCAGCGCCCGCTGAGCGCTGCGCCGGTGGTCGTGCAGCCCGCCGCGAGTGCGGCGTCGGCACCGGCCGCTGCCGCCAGCGCCAGCGATCCCGCGCTCGAGGCCAAGCGCAAGCAGGCCGAGCAGGAAGAGGCCGCCAAGCGACGCGCCGACGAGGCACGTGTCGCCCAGCAGAAGGCGCAGAACTGCGAACGCGCCCGCACCTACATGCGCTCGCTCGACAGCGGCCAGCGCATCGCCCGCACCAACGCCCAGGGCGAGCGCGAGATCCTCGACGACGCCGCCCGTGCCCGAGAGGTCGAGCAGACCCGCCAGGCGATGGTCACCGAGTGCCGCTGA
- the guaB gene encoding IMP dehydrogenase — protein sequence MRLLGKALTFDDVLLVPAFSQVLPRDTSLATRLSRNITLNLPLASAAMDTVTEARLAIALAQEGGIGIVHKNLSPKQQAAEVSRVKRYESGLLRDPITISSGVRVQDVINLSRQHGISGFPVVDDGKVVGIVTGRDLRFETRLDAPVREIMTPRERLVSVNEGATLEEAKSLMHRHKLERVVVVNAANELRGLFTVKDITKQTNFPNAARDAQGKLRVGAAVGVGEGTEERVEALVKAGVDAIVVDTAHGHSKGVIERVRWVKRNYPQVDVIGGNIATGEAALALAEAGADGVKVGIGPGSICTTRIVAGVGVPQITAIDNVATALKGSGVPLIADGGIRYSGDIAKALAAGANTVMMGGMFAGTEEAPGEIVLYQGRSYKSYRGMGSIGAMQQGSADRYFQDNTGANPNADKLVPEGIEGRVPYKGSVIAILFQMAGGLRASMGYCGCASVEEMRERAEFVEITSAGIRESHVHDVQITKEAPNYRAD from the coding sequence ATGCGCCTTCTCGGCAAAGCACTCACCTTCGACGATGTGTTGCTGGTGCCCGCCTTCTCCCAGGTCCTGCCGCGCGACACCAGCCTGGCGACGCGTCTGTCCCGCAACATCACGTTGAACCTGCCGCTGGCGTCTGCCGCCATGGACACGGTGACCGAGGCGCGCCTCGCGATCGCGCTGGCGCAGGAGGGCGGCATCGGCATCGTCCACAAGAATCTCAGCCCCAAGCAGCAGGCCGCCGAGGTCTCGCGCGTCAAGCGCTACGAGTCGGGACTCCTGCGCGATCCGATCACCATTTCATCGGGCGTTCGGGTCCAGGACGTGATCAACCTGTCGCGCCAGCACGGCATCTCCGGCTTCCCGGTGGTCGACGACGGCAAGGTCGTCGGCATCGTCACGGGTCGCGACCTGCGCTTCGAGACCCGACTGGATGCGCCGGTGCGCGAGATCATGACGCCGCGCGAGCGCCTCGTCTCGGTCAACGAGGGCGCCACGCTCGAGGAAGCCAAGTCGCTGATGCACCGGCACAAGCTCGAGCGCGTGGTGGTCGTGAACGCCGCCAACGAGCTGCGCGGCCTGTTCACGGTGAAGGACATCACCAAGCAGACCAACTTCCCGAACGCAGCGCGCGACGCCCAGGGTAAGCTGAGGGTCGGCGCCGCGGTCGGTGTCGGCGAGGGCACCGAGGAGCGCGTCGAGGCGCTGGTGAAGGCTGGCGTCGATGCGATCGTCGTCGACACGGCGCACGGCCACAGCAAGGGCGTGATCGAGCGCGTGCGCTGGGTCAAGAGGAACTATCCGCAGGTCGACGTGATCGGCGGCAACATCGCCACCGGCGAGGCGGCGCTGGCGTTGGCCGAGGCGGGCGCCGACGGCGTGAAGGTCGGCATCGGGCCGGGCTCGATCTGCACCACCCGCATCGTCGCTGGCGTCGGCGTGCCGCAGATCACCGCGATCGACAACGTGGCCACCGCGCTCAAGGGCAGCGGCGTCCCGCTGATCGCCGACGGCGGCATCCGCTACTCCGGCGACATCGCCAAGGCCCTGGCCGCCGGCGCCAACACCGTGATGATGGGGGGCATGTTCGCCGGCACCGAGGAAGCGCCGGGCGAGATCGTGCTGTACCAGGGCCGTAGCTACAAGAGCTACCGCGGCATGGGCTCGATCGGTGCCATGCAGCAGGGCAGCGCCGACCGCTACTTCCAGGACAACACGGGCGCCAACCCGAACGCGGACAAGCTGGTGCCCGAGGGCATCGAAGGCCGGGTGCCCTACAAGGGCTCGGTGATCGCCATTCTGTTCCAGATGGCCGGCGGCTTGCGCGCCTCGATGGGCTATTGCGGCTGCGCCTCGGTGGAGGAGATGCGCGAGCGTGCCGAGTTCGTCGAGATCACCTCGGCCGGCATCCGCGAGAGCCACGTGCACGACGTGCAGATCACCAAGGAAGCGCCGAATTACCGCGCCGACTGA
- the guaA gene encoding glutamine-hydrolyzing GMP synthase, whose protein sequence is MHDKILILDFGSQVTQLIARRVREAHVYCEIHPNDVSDEFIREFAPKGIILSGSHASTYEDHDLRAPQAVWELGVPVLGICYGMFTMVVQQGGEVEASAHREFGYAEVRAHGHTRLLQGIEDFSTPEGHGMLKVWMSHGDKVTKLPPGFKLMASTPSCPIAGMADESRGYYAVQFHPEVTHTVQGRALLERFVLEIAKAQPDWVMKDHVAEAVAAIRAQVGDEEVILGLSGGVDSSVAAALIHRAIGDRLTCVFVDHGLLRLNEGDMVMEMFAGKLHAKVVRVDAAELFMNELAGVADPEAKRKIIGRLFVDVFKAEAAKLKASGAGHRGATFLAQGTIYPDVIESGGAKTKKATTIKSHHNVGGLPEQLGLKLLEPLRDLFKDEVRELGVALGLPHDMVYRHPFPGPGLGVRILGEVKKDYADLLRRADAIFIEELRNTVDPASGKTWYELTSQAFAVFLPVKSVGVMGDGRTYDYVVALRAVQTSDFMTADWAELPYALLKRTSGRIINEVRGINRVTYDVSSKPPATIEWE, encoded by the coding sequence ATGCACGACAAGATCCTCATCCTCGACTTCGGTTCCCAGGTCACGCAGCTGATCGCAAGGCGCGTCCGCGAGGCGCATGTGTACTGCGAGATCCACCCGAACGACGTGTCGGACGAGTTCATCCGCGAGTTCGCGCCGAAGGGCATCATCCTGTCGGGCAGCCACGCCAGCACCTACGAGGACCACGACCTGCGCGCCCCGCAGGCGGTGTGGGAGCTGGGCGTGCCGGTGCTCGGCATCTGCTACGGCATGTTCACGATGGTGGTCCAGCAGGGCGGCGAGGTTGAGGCCAGCGCGCACCGCGAGTTCGGCTACGCCGAGGTGAGGGCGCATGGCCACACCCGGCTGCTGCAGGGCATCGAGGACTTCAGCACCCCTGAGGGCCATGGCATGCTGAAGGTGTGGATGAGCCACGGCGACAAGGTCACCAAGCTGCCGCCCGGCTTTAAGCTGATGGCCAGCACGCCGAGCTGCCCGATCGCCGGCATGGCCGACGAATCGCGCGGCTACTACGCGGTGCAGTTCCACCCCGAGGTCACGCACACGGTGCAGGGGCGCGCGCTGCTGGAGCGCTTCGTGCTCGAGATCGCGAAGGCGCAGCCCGACTGGGTGATGAAGGATCATGTCGCCGAGGCGGTGGCGGCGATCCGTGCGCAGGTGGGTGACGAGGAGGTGATCCTCGGCCTGTCGGGTGGCGTGGACTCCAGCGTGGCGGCGGCGCTGATCCACCGCGCCATCGGCGACCGGCTGACCTGCGTGTTCGTCGATCACGGCCTGCTGCGCCTGAACGAAGGCGACATGGTGATGGAGATGTTCGCCGGCAAGCTGCACGCGAAGGTGGTCCGCGTCGATGCCGCCGAGCTGTTCATGAACGAGCTGGCCGGCGTGGCCGACCCCGAGGCCAAGCGCAAGATCATCGGCCGGCTGTTCGTCGATGTCTTCAAGGCCGAGGCGGCCAAGCTCAAGGCGAGCGGCGCGGGGCACCGCGGCGCGACCTTTCTGGCGCAGGGCACGATCTACCCGGACGTCATCGAGTCGGGCGGTGCCAAGACCAAGAAGGCCACCACGATCAAGAGCCACCACAACGTCGGCGGCCTGCCCGAGCAGCTCGGCCTGAAGCTGCTCGAGCCGCTGCGCGACCTGTTCAAGGACGAGGTGCGCGAGCTGGGCGTGGCCCTGGGCCTGCCGCACGACATGGTCTACCGCCATCCCTTCCCGGGCCCTGGCCTGGGCGTGCGCATCCTCGGCGAGGTGAAGAAGGACTACGCCGACCTGCTGCGCCGCGCCGACGCGATCTTCATCGAGGAGCTGCGCAACACCGTCGACCCGGCCTCCGGCAAGACCTGGTACGAGCTCACCAGCCAGGCCTTCGCGGTCTTCCTGCCGGTCAAGAGCGTGGGCGTGATGGGAGACGGTCGCACCTACGACTACGTGGTCGCGCTGCGCGCGGTGCAGACCAGCGACTTCATGACCGCCGACTGGGCCGAACTGCCCTATGCGCTGCTCAAGCGCACCTCGGGCCGCATCATCAACGAGGTGCGCGGCATCAACCGCGTGACCTACGACGTGAGCAGCAAGCCGCCAGCGACGATCGAGTGGGAATGA
- a CDS encoding tyrosine-type recombinase/integrase, with amino-acid sequence MSVVRRLDEAAQAIPLRARSLTDLQLKALKPRDKAYKVSDRDGLYAYVAPSGTVSLRYDYRIGRRRETLTLGRYDATAPARVPRSLDVLEYGMGLSLAEARLLLTKAKRALEQGVSPSRAKAEQKAAESDALTFGKWAERYFEFKGDPKSKGEQLADSTLAMRRSTYKRALEKPLGKLMLEEITPNRLAALCDDIKAQRGPAVAVHAREIVLMVYRHVQRKGIEVPNPAERVQASAIARFEPRDRALSPSELRLFLAALDQCATMPTLRLAVRFVLLTGVRKGEFIGATWDEIVFDTETWTIPSRRMKGGRAHVVYLSDQAMDILTTLRSCFSASRYLHPGRYDSDLPISDATLNRVIAMAIRGIQATAPEFQPFTVHDLRRTFSTSLNRAKFDERWIEMALAHVPRNRIAATYNVARYAAERRIMMQAWADMLDLWEKGESAKEVILKAKQAASEVTDFELEDDL; translated from the coding sequence ATGTCAGTCGTGCGACGCCTGGACGAAGCTGCGCAAGCCATCCCCTTGCGGGCGCGATCACTCACGGATCTCCAGCTCAAGGCCCTGAAGCCGCGGGACAAGGCCTACAAGGTCAGCGACCGGGACGGGCTGTACGCCTACGTGGCGCCGTCGGGGACCGTCAGCCTGCGGTACGACTACCGCATCGGCAGGCGCCGCGAGACCCTGACCCTCGGTCGCTACGACGCCACCGCTCCGGCGCGGGTGCCTCGGTCCCTGGACGTGCTCGAGTACGGCATGGGCCTGTCCCTGGCCGAGGCGCGACTGCTGCTGACCAAGGCGAAGCGCGCGCTCGAGCAAGGCGTGTCGCCTTCGCGCGCGAAGGCCGAGCAGAAGGCGGCGGAATCCGACGCCCTCACGTTCGGCAAGTGGGCCGAGCGCTACTTCGAGTTCAAGGGTGATCCCAAGAGCAAGGGCGAGCAGCTGGCCGACAGTACGCTCGCCATGCGTCGCTCAACCTACAAGCGCGCGCTGGAGAAGCCCCTGGGCAAACTGATGCTGGAGGAGATCACACCCAACCGGCTGGCGGCCCTGTGCGACGACATCAAGGCGCAGCGTGGCCCGGCGGTGGCGGTGCACGCCCGCGAGATCGTCCTGATGGTCTACCGACACGTCCAGCGCAAGGGGATCGAAGTGCCGAACCCGGCCGAACGGGTGCAGGCGAGCGCCATCGCCCGCTTCGAGCCGCGCGATCGTGCGCTGTCTCCGAGCGAGCTGCGCCTGTTCCTCGCGGCGCTGGACCAGTGCGCGACGATGCCGACGCTGCGGCTGGCCGTGCGCTTTGTGCTGCTGACCGGCGTTCGCAAGGGCGAGTTCATCGGTGCGACGTGGGACGAGATCGTCTTCGACACCGAGACCTGGACGATTCCGTCGCGCCGGATGAAGGGTGGCAGGGCCCACGTGGTCTATCTCAGCGACCAGGCGATGGACATCCTGACGACGCTGCGGTCGTGCTTCTCGGCAAGCCGCTACCTTCATCCCGGCCGGTATGACAGCGACCTGCCGATCAGCGACGCGACCCTGAACCGGGTCATCGCGATGGCGATCCGTGGCATTCAGGCGACCGCTCCGGAGTTTCAGCCGTTCACCGTGCACGACCTGAGGCGGACCTTCAGCACCTCGCTGAACCGGGCCAAGTTCGACGAGCGCTGGATCGAGATGGCGCTGGCGCACGTGCCCCGGAACCGCATCGCCGCGACGTACAACGTGGCCCGCTATGCGGCCGAGCGCCGGATCATGATGCAGGCCTGGGCCGACATGCTCGACCTTTGGGAGAAGGGCGAGTCGGCCAAGGAAGTGATCTTGAAGGCGAAGCAGGCAGCCTCCGAGGTGACCGACTTCGAGTTGGAAGACGATCTTTGA
- a CDS encoding TolC family protein has product MDSHILRRPQGLRLALSPVPVLVLSLALGSCPAFAQTSLSLERAVADAAARSPLVSASDSQARAAREMAVAAGQLPDPVLKLGLNNLPVDGPDRYSVTRDFMTMRSVGVMQELTRADKRKARAGRSQREVELAQVARQATIADAQRDAATAWLQRSYLESMRDLMQAQLTQAELQVQAAETLYRSGKGSQAEVFSARGSVEQLRDALAQVDRQVAVATLQLGRWVGEGAQQPLEPRPVLALPAWIEGALAEHLAQHPQIAAAAQQEAIADSDAALARAERSSDWSVELMYSQRGPAYSNMVSINLSVPLQWDRKNRQDRELAAKLAGIDEARARREELQRAHEAEVRAMLQEWRSHEDRLRRYDASLLPLASQRSEAAIASYRAGSGPLTAVLDARRNEVDVRLERLRIEMDRARIWAQLNYLLPSHDSAQDKPEAAR; this is encoded by the coding sequence ATGGATTCGCACATCCTCAGGAGGCCGCAAGGCCTTCGACTGGCGTTGTCGCCCGTGCCGGTGTTGGTGCTGTCGCTGGCACTCGGCAGCTGCCCCGCCTTCGCTCAGACCTCGCTCTCGCTCGAACGCGCGGTCGCCGACGCGGCCGCGCGTTCGCCGCTCGTGAGCGCCTCCGACTCGCAGGCTAGAGCCGCGCGCGAGATGGCCGTGGCAGCGGGCCAGTTGCCCGATCCCGTGCTCAAGCTCGGCCTCAACAACCTGCCGGTCGATGGGCCTGACCGCTACAGCGTCACCCGCGACTTCATGACGATGCGCTCGGTCGGGGTGATGCAGGAGCTGACCCGGGCCGACAAGCGCAAGGCCCGGGCGGGTCGCAGCCAGCGCGAGGTGGAACTTGCGCAGGTGGCACGCCAGGCCACCATTGCAGACGCGCAGCGGGACGCAGCGACGGCCTGGCTCCAACGCTCGTACCTGGAGTCGATGCGAGACCTGATGCAGGCGCAACTGACCCAGGCGGAACTCCAGGTCCAGGCTGCGGAGACGCTGTACCGCAGCGGCAAAGGCTCGCAGGCCGAGGTCTTCTCTGCCCGCGGATCGGTGGAGCAGCTTCGTGACGCGCTGGCGCAGGTCGACCGTCAGGTCGCGGTCGCGACCCTTCAGCTGGGTCGGTGGGTGGGCGAGGGTGCCCAGCAGCCGCTGGAGCCGCGTCCCGTGCTCGCGCTGCCTGCCTGGATCGAGGGCGCCCTGGCGGAGCATCTGGCCCAGCACCCGCAGATCGCCGCCGCGGCGCAACAGGAGGCCATCGCCGACAGCGATGCCGCCTTGGCGCGCGCCGAGCGGTCGTCCGACTGGAGCGTCGAGCTGATGTACAGCCAGCGCGGCCCGGCGTACTCCAACATGGTGTCGATCAATCTCTCGGTCCCGCTGCAGTGGGACCGGAAGAACCGGCAGGACCGGGAACTGGCCGCGAAGCTGGCCGGCATCGACGAGGCGCGTGCCCGCCGCGAGGAGCTTCAGCGTGCGCACGAAGCCGAGGTGCGCGCGATGCTGCAGGAGTGGCGCAGCCACGAGGACCGCCTGCGGCGCTACGACGCTTCGCTGCTGCCCCTGGCCAGCCAGCGCAGCGAAGCCGCCATCGCGTCCTACCGCGCCGGGTCCGGTCCGCTGACCGCCGTGCTCGATGCCCGCCGCAACGAGGTCGATGTGCGCCTGGAGCGCCTGCGCATCGAGATGGACCGTGCCCGCATCTGGGCTCAGCTGAACTACCTGCTGCCGTCGCACGACAGCGCCCAAGACAAGCCGGAGGCGGCCCGATGA